TAAAATGAGCAATCAAGAAAGTAAATTACATCATTTTGTTGGAATCAAAGGTTCAGGAATGAGCTCGTTGGCGCTTGTATTATTTGAAAAAGGATATCATGTGCAAGGCTCAGATGTAGATGAATATTTTTTCACTCAACGTGATTTAGAAAAAGCTGGTATCACTATCTTACCTTTTAATGCTGATAATATTACAAAAGATATGATCGTTATTGCAGGAAATGCTTTTCCTGACACACATGAAGAATTGGTACGCGCGAAAGAATTAGGTGCTGAAATCATTCGATATCACGATTTTATTGGACGTTTTATTCAACCATATACAAGCGTTGCTGTAACTGGCTCTCATGGAAAGACAAGTACAACAGGATTACTTTCTCATGTATTGACTGGCATCGCGCCAACAAGTTATTTGATCGGTGATGGCACAGGCCATGGTGATCCCAACGCTGAGTTTTTTGCTTTCGAGGCTTGTGAATATCGTCGCCATTTTCTAGCTTATTCTCCAGATTATGCGATCATGACGAATATCGATTTTGATCATCCTGATTATTTTAAGAGTATTGAAGATGTTTTTTCCGCGTTCCAAACAATGGCGAAACAAGTCAAAAAAGGAATTTTTGCCTATGGTGATGATAAATATCTGCGTCAGCTAAAAACGGATGTACCCGTTTATTATTATGGTTTAGCAGATGATGATGATATTCAAGCTAAAAATATCAAACGGACAACACAAGGTTCTTCTTTTGATGTCTATCATCAGGATACATTTGTGGGACACTTTGTGTTACCTGCCTTTGGCCAACACAATATTATGAATGCATTAGGTGTGATTGCTGTTGCTTACTTTGAAAAGTTGGATATGAAAAAAGTAGCAGAAGAAATGTTGACTTTTGAAGGTGTGAAACGCCGTTTTACTGAGAAAAAAGTTTCAGATATGATCATTGTAGATGATTATGCACACCACCCAACAGAAATTATTGCTACGATTGATGGTGCCCGTCAAAAGTATCCAGATAAAGAAATCATCGCAGTTTTCCAACCACATACTTTTACACGTACGATTGCGTTGATGGATGACTTTGCTGAAGCGTTGGATTTAGCGGATGCGGTTTATCTTTGTGATATCTTTGGTTCTGCAAGAGAACAACAAGGCGATGTTAAAATCGAAGATTTAGGCAATAAAATCCAAAAAGGCGGACAAGTTATCAAAGAAGAGAATGTCTCTCCACTATTAGATCACGAAAATGCTGTAATGGTCTTTATGGGTGCTGGTGATGTTCAAAAATTTGAACAAGCTTATGAAACGTTGTTAAGTAATACAACAAGAAGTGTTTTATAAATAAACATACTAGCAATTAATAAACTTGAAGAAGAAGCCTCAACAATCTATTTTTAGGATTTGTTGAAGCCTCTTCTTTTTAACTTGCCTTTTGTCGTCATTTTGGTACAATTATCTTATCATTAGTGGAGGTGTACTAATTTGAATATCGGAAAACCGAGAAAATTAGGCAAAACCATCGAAGATATTGAGGAAGGCGATTCGCTGTCTTTAACCGAATCGATCGAAGATAAAGATTTACTTCTTTATTTGGGCTTAACCAACGATGCCAATCCCTTATATATCCAACATGATTATGCCCAAAAAACAGAATACAGCAAACCGATCGTTCCCTCGATCATGTTGATGGGGATCATCACCAGTGCAATTTCAAAACATTTACCAGGACCAGGCTCTCATGTGGTCAATTTTTCAGTAAACTTCGTGGAACCTGTTTTTCATTATGAAACACTGACGTTTCAATTTGAAGTGATCAAGGTAGATAAGATGAAAGATGTTGTGACGATTTCGATTGAAGTTGTGAATGAAGAAGAAGATCGAGTACTTGATGCAGTCGTAATGGTGCAACCCCCTCAAGTGACCTTAGCAGAACTAGAGGAGAAAGAAGGAGATATAGATGAATAATGGAGCAGTAGTAAATGTTGGCTTGAATAAGTTTTATTCAAAAATTTATGCGTTTTTAGCGATGGGAATTGGCGTTAGTGCGCTAGTGTCATACCTGATTCTAACAGTTTACCCGATCGTTTTGGTTACCTTATTACATTCAACAGCGTTATTTTTCGGATTATGGATTCTACAAATTGGCTTAGTTTTATTCTTAGGACTAAAAGCTCAAAAGAATCCAAGTTTAGCTGTTAGTGGATTTTTAGTTTATTCCATTTTAAATGGTGTGACAATATCTGCAACCTTGCTAATGTACGCTCAAGCAACTGTGGTAAGCGCGTTTGTCAGTGCTGCTGCAACGTTTGGGGCGATGTCACTCGTTGGAATGTTTACGAAGAAAGATCTATCAGCAATGGGACATGCGGCGTATAGCGCATTGATCGGAATTATTATTGCAATGGTGATTAATTTCTTTTTCCTACGTAGTGGTGCAGTTTCATTTTTCATTTCAATTTTGATGGTGTTGATTTTTGCAGGAATCACAGCCTATGATAATCAAAGAATCCGCCAAGTGTACAATGAAACGGGTGGACAAGCTGGAACTGGAATTGCCGTTTTCTTTGCATTACAATTGTACCTTGATTTTATTAACTTATTCTTAGCGTTCTTACGTATCTTTGGTAAAAATAATTAATCAATTGATCGAGTATAAAGCACCCAGAGAAATCTGGGTTTTTTTTTGTATAAAAATAATATTAAAATGCGTTATTATACGGAAAAAGTCTTTTATTTTGTATAAAAAACCTTTTTAATGCTTGTTTTTGATATAAAATCCATTGACTAACTTCGTCCTTTGCTTTATACTTTTATAAAATCGGGAAACCAAGTTCTTTATTGAAGGTAAGTTAATTATCTATAGGAAGGTGTTATTGATGGTGAAGTATGAAGATGTGCCAAAGGGATTTAAATTTTACGGGACACATGTTGGTATCAAGAAAAAAAGAAAAGATTTTGGTTTGATCGTGGCTGAAGAAGTTTGTCATGCAGCAGCCGTTTTCACGAAGAATACATTTTGTGGTGAATGCATACCAATCGGAAAAGATCATGTAAAAAATGCTGAATTGCAAGCAGTTGTAGTGACGAGTGGTATTGCTAATGTTGCAACTGGGAGGATAGGTAGAGAAAATGAATATAGAATTTTAGAATCTTTATCAGATAAATTGACGATCAAAAAGGAAGATATCCTACCTTCTTCTACAGGGATGATCGGGCCGCAATTACCGATCGATGTCATTGAGGGATTTTTAAAAACGGAACCGATCGAGCTGAACGAAACCTATACTGATTTTGCACAGGCTATTTTAACTACGGATCAGCGAATCAAAGTTCGTAGTTTAAAAATTGGGGATGCAACTCTTTTAGGAATCGTCAAAGGCTCAGGAATGATCGAACCGAATATGGCGACAATGTTGGCTTATGTTTTGACAGATGCAAAGGTTGAGAAAGAAGACATTTACTCTATGTTGAGAGAAACTGTCGACCAATCTTTCAACACAATCAGCATCGATACGGATACAAGTACAAGCGATACTGTGGCATTTTTAGCCAGTGGTCATTATGAGGTCGAAAAAGAACAAGTACAAGAAGCACTGAATCAACTCTGTAGAGAATTAGCAATAGACGTGGTAAAAGACGCAGAGGGTGCGACAAAAACAATGTTCGTTACAGTTAAAAATGCTGAAACAAAGAAACAAGCAAAGCAAGCTGGAAAATCGATCATTAACTCGCCTTTAGTGAAAACAGCATTATTTGGTAACGACCCTAATTGGGGGCGAATTGCAATGGCTCTTGGTAAAACAGACGGCTTGGTTTTTGATCAGAATAAAGTAGAAATTTATTATGGAATGTATCCGATTTTTTCAAATAATAAAGAAGAAAAACAAAATGTTAGCCAAATCAGTGAATACATCGAACAAAGTGAAGATATCTATCTAACCGTAGATTTGCATCAAGGTTCAGAAAACTTTGAAGTGATCGGTTGTGATCTAAGTTACGAGTATGTCAAAATAAATAGTGATTATTCGACGTGATATGTCTATATCTTATAGGCTAAAAAGCATATAAAAAGATGAAATCTGATCAAGAGTCTTTTTACCTTGATTAGATTTCATTTTTTGAATTTGGGTATTGTCACAGAAGAGTTAGATCTGTTTAGTTTATGTTATGTTGTTCTCACTACTTTCAATTTACGAATGTATGTTCTATAATAGAAACATGATAGGTGGGATTGAACATGCAAAGCACGCAAAGAATCGCAGTCCGCAGATTAGTGGAGTTTATTTTACGCAGAGGCAGCATTGATGCCCGTTATACAGGTAGTGAGCATACTGCGTTGGAAGGTGCTAAAATTCATCGGAAGCTACAAAAAACAGCTGGTGAGAATTATCAAAAAGAGATTAAATTAGCCATTGACATAGAATTGAATCAACAAACATACATAATCGAAGGTCGAGCAGATGGCATTTTTATTGATGACCAAAAACGGACAGTAATCGATGAAATCAAAACATCTGAGCCAGCTTTTTCAGAGTTGTTAGAAGAACAAATAGACATGTATTGGTATCAAGTGATGTGCTATGGACATATTTATTGCCAACAGGAAGAGTTGGAAGAAATCACATTACAATTGACCTATTATCAAACAACGACCGAAGAAATTACCCGAAAAGAAAAGGAATTTACCAAAAAAGAGCTAAAAGAATTTTTTGATGATCTGACTCAAAAGTATGAACAATGGCTGATTTTTAAAGCCAATTGGCGTCAGATTCGGAATCGATCATTGCAAAAATTACCTTTTCCCTATGGTGATTATCGAACTGGCCAAAGGGAATTGGCTGTTGCAGTCTATAAAACGATAGTAAGTGATCAAAAATTATTTGTCGAAGCACCGACGGGAACAGGTAAAACGATTTCGACGTTATTTCCAACATTAAAGGCAATCGGTGAAGAGCAAGCAGAAAGAGCCTTCTATTTAACTGCCAAAACAATCACTCGTCAAGTAGCGGAAGATGCCGTGGAAGCAATGAAACAAAAAGAACTGCAGCTGAAAAGTGTTACCTTAACGGCCAAAGATAAAATATGTTTCCTAACAGAACGAAATTGTACGCCAGAAGCATGTCCCTTTGCCAATGGTTATTATGATCGGCTGAATGAAGGTCTCTGGGATTTGTTAAATAATGAAAATCAATTTACTCGCGAAGTTATCGAACGCTACGCACGTAAGCATACCTTATGCCCTTTTGAACTATCTTTAGATGTGAGCTTATGGTGTGATTTAGTGATTTGTGACTATAATTACTTATTTGATCCTGTTGTTTATTTAAGACGCTTTTTTGAGGAGCAGACAGAAGTTAAAGAGAATATATTTTTAGTAGATGAAGTCCATAATTTAGTAAATCGATCGCGAGAAATGTATTCTGCTGTTTTGTCTAAAAGTAAAGT
The Enterococcus silesiacus DNA segment above includes these coding regions:
- a CDS encoding ATP-dependent helicase, whose translation is MQSTQRIAVRRLVEFILRRGSIDARYTGSEHTALEGAKIHRKLQKTAGENYQKEIKLAIDIELNQQTYIIEGRADGIFIDDQKRTVIDEIKTSEPAFSELLEEQIDMYWYQVMCYGHIYCQQEELEEITLQLTYYQTTTEEITRKEKEFTKKELKEFFDDLTQKYEQWLIFKANWRQIRNRSLQKLPFPYGDYRTGQRELAVAVYKTIVSDQKLFVEAPTGTGKTISTLFPTLKAIGEEQAERAFYLTAKTITRQVAEDAVEAMKQKELQLKSVTLTAKDKICFLTERNCTPEACPFANGYYDRLNEGLWDLLNNENQFTREVIERYARKHTLCPFELSLDVSLWCDLVICDYNYLFDPVVYLRRFFEEQTEVKENIFLVDEVHNLVNRSREMYSAVLSKSKVSSLKKALDKKQTKLIRALNKIEKEFDKIKQVCDEEGKEFIHQNAPIDSLVKVAYSLAEKIKEWLPENQEHTEINQILAVYFDLLNYTKISEGYDDHYCTYVNCQNHDITVKQFCIDPSYLLQQKLDKGKASILFSASLTPLDYYQKILGGGEESLRYRIPSPFPKENQLLVIEKYIQTTYKERENSYEKIIESLTNMVQQKAGNYFVFFPSYSYMDIIYDLFRQRNPQVKTKIQASMMNEAEREAFLADFVLEPSETLVGFCVLGGIFSEGIDLKGSRLIGTAIVGVGLPQINHEQELIKGYYDQENQQGFQFAYQIPGMNKVLQAAGRVIRDTDDKGIVLLLDQRFSSRPVQRIFPPHWNQVQTAYSTEQTKRLLQQFWQ
- a CDS encoding amino acid acetyltransferase, translated to MVKYEDVPKGFKFYGTHVGIKKKRKDFGLIVAEEVCHAAAVFTKNTFCGECIPIGKDHVKNAELQAVVVTSGIANVATGRIGRENEYRILESLSDKLTIKKEDILPSSTGMIGPQLPIDVIEGFLKTEPIELNETYTDFAQAILTTDQRIKVRSLKIGDATLLGIVKGSGMIEPNMATMLAYVLTDAKVEKEDIYSMLRETVDQSFNTISIDTDTSTSDTVAFLASGHYEVEKEQVQEALNQLCRELAIDVVKDAEGATKTMFVTVKNAETKKQAKQAGKSIINSPLVKTALFGNDPNWGRIAMALGKTDGLVFDQNKVEIYYGMYPIFSNNKEEKQNVSQISEYIEQSEDIYLTVDLHQGSENFEVIGCDLSYEYVKINSDYST
- a CDS encoding enoyl-CoA hydratase, translated to MNIGKPRKLGKTIEDIEEGDSLSLTESIEDKDLLLYLGLTNDANPLYIQHDYAQKTEYSKPIVPSIMLMGIITSAISKHLPGPGSHVVNFSVNFVEPVFHYETLTFQFEVIKVDKMKDVVTISIEVVNEEEDRVLDAVVMVQPPQVTLAELEEKEGDIDE
- a CDS encoding UDP-N-acetylmuramate--alanine ligase → MSNQESKLHHFVGIKGSGMSSLALVLFEKGYHVQGSDVDEYFFTQRDLEKAGITILPFNADNITKDMIVIAGNAFPDTHEELVRAKELGAEIIRYHDFIGRFIQPYTSVAVTGSHGKTSTTGLLSHVLTGIAPTSYLIGDGTGHGDPNAEFFAFEACEYRRHFLAYSPDYAIMTNIDFDHPDYFKSIEDVFSAFQTMAKQVKKGIFAYGDDKYLRQLKTDVPVYYYGLADDDDIQAKNIKRTTQGSSFDVYHQDTFVGHFVLPAFGQHNIMNALGVIAVAYFEKLDMKKVAEEMLTFEGVKRRFTEKKVSDMIIVDDYAHHPTEIIATIDGARQKYPDKEIIAVFQPHTFTRTIALMDDFAEALDLADAVYLCDIFGSAREQQGDVKIEDLGNKIQKGGQVIKEENVSPLLDHENAVMVFMGAGDVQKFEQAYETLLSNTTRSVL